One part of the Papaver somniferum cultivar HN1 unplaced genomic scaffold, ASM357369v1 unplaced-scaffold_43, whole genome shotgun sequence genome encodes these proteins:
- the LOC113342511 gene encoding two-component response regulator ORR21-like, with amino-acid sequence MVSSSGIIEGLSVMDKSKCSKECSSKVSSVSIDSFISTINNEKGYPVGLKVLAVDEDVSFLEELKALLIESQYTGTMCSSASEALSMLQDKNRKFDIILMAYPVNDMEEFKQIQQLAMEADLPIRYLLPKDTSSLDVQTVNDVFGENFAKLSKPICLRSVQCLWFPVAGKREEYIRKLVKAELIDRWAGSMISKLLYSRWGDDGSFKELVELIQKVEEEEGEDSVNVEVEEQREDHMDVKVKEEYASFYLNGKHNFPWMASKLHEQFVTVFYQIGTRKADAPKIFERMNSPAGLTRKHVAIHLKEFQFLRENYAREHPSKMPYNEVAETLCSRSRVFPGVPNLWRTYCGSYYA; translated from the exons ATGGTGAGCAGTAGTGGTATTATTGAGGGTCTGTCTGTAATGGATAAGTCAAAATGCAGTAAAGAGTGTTCTTCTAAGGTTTCTTCCGTATCTATTGATTCGTTTATATCAACAATAAACAATGAGAAAGGGTATCCAGTCGGTCTAAAGGTATTGGCTGTTGATGAAGATGTTTCGTTTCTGGAGGAGCTTAAGGCCCTGCTTATAGAATCTCAGTACACAG GTACCATGTGTTCTTCTGCATCAGAGGCATTGTCTATGCTTCAAGATAAAAATCGCAAGTTTGATATCATTTTAATGGCCTACCCTGTCAACGACATGGAGGAATTTAAACAAATTCAACAGCTTGCCATGGAAGCAGACCTTCCTATTAGATACT TACTGCCAAAAGATACTTCATCTCTTGATGTCCAGACCGTGAacgatgtttttggagaaaattttGCTAAGCTGTCCAAACCTATCTGTCTTAGATCAGTACAGTGTCTATGGTTTCCTGTGGCAGGAAAGAGGGAAGAGTATATACGGAAGTTGGTAAAAGCAGAGCTCATTGATCGTTGGGCAGGATCCATGATATCAAAATTACTATATTCACGTTGGGGTGATGATGGGAGTTTTAAAGAGTTGGTTGAATTGATTCAAAAAGTAGAGGAGGAGGAAGGAGAAGATTCTGTGAATGTTGAAGTCGAAGAGCAAAGAGAAGATCATATGGATGTTAAAGTCAAAGAAGAATATGCTTCCTTCTACTTAAATGGAAAACATAATTTTCCGTGGATGGCATCGAAACTTCATGAACAGTTTGTTACGGTATTTTACCAAATTGGAACCCGAA AAGCCGATGCGCCTAAGATTTTTGAACGCATGAATTCACCTGCTGGACTCACCAGGAAACACGTTGCCATTCACCTTAAG GAGTTCCAGTTCCTGCGTGAAAATTATGCTCGGGAACATCCATCTAAGATGCCCTATAATGAAGTAGCAGAAACCCTGTGCTCTAGGTCGAGGGTCTTTCCTGGTGTTCCCAATTTATGGCGAACG TACTGTGGCAGTTATTATGCTTAG